The proteins below come from a single Indicator indicator isolate 239-I01 chromosome 12, UM_Iind_1.1, whole genome shotgun sequence genomic window:
- the PABPC1 gene encoding polyadenylate-binding protein 1 isoform X1: MNPSAPSYPMASLYVGDLHPDVTEAMLYEKFSPAGPILSIRVCRDMITRRSLGYAYVNFQQPADDVFLGSGRNIKAERALDTMNFDVIKGKPVRIMWSQRDPSLRKSGVGNIFIKNLDKSIDNKALYDTFSAFGNILSCKVVCDENGSKGYGFVHFETQEAAERAIEKMNGMLLNDRKVFVGRFKSRKEREAELGARAKEFTNVYIKNFGEDMDDERLKELFGKFGPALSVKVMTDESGKSKGFGFVSFERHEDAQKAVDEMNGKELNGKQIYVGRAQKKVERQTELKRKFEQMKQDRITRYQGVNLYVKNLDDGIDDERLRKEFSPFGTITSAKVMMEGGRSKGFGFVCFSSPEEATKAVTEMNGRIVATKPLYVALAQRKEERQAHLTNQYMQRMATVRAVPNPVINPYQPAPPSGYFMAAIPQTQNRAAYYPTNQLAQLARPSPRWTAQGARPHPFQNMPGAIRPAAPRPPFSTMRPASQVPRVMSTQRVANTSTQTMGPRPAAAATAATPVRTVPQYKYAAGVRNPQQHLNTQPQVAMQQPAVHVQGQEPLTASMLASAPPQEQKQMLGERLFPLIQNMHPTLAGKITGMLLEIDNSELLHMLESPESLRSKVDEAVAVLQAHQAKEAAQKAVNNPTGVPSV, translated from the exons ATGAACCCCAGCGCCCCTAGCTACCCTATGGCCTCCCTCTACGTGGGGGACCTACACCCCGACGTGACGGAGGCCATGCTCTACGAGAAGTTCAGCCCTGCTGGGCCGATCCTTTCCATCCGCGTCTGCAGGGACATGATCACCCGCCGGTCGCTCGGCTACGCCTATGTCAACTTCCAGCAGCCCGCCGACG ATGTCTTTCTCGGATCGGGAAGGAACATAAAAG CTGAACGAGCTTTGGATACCATGAACTTCGATGTCATCAAGGGCAAGCCAGTGCGCATCATGTGGTCCCAGCGCGATCCATCTCTCCGCAAGAGTGGTGTAGGGAACATCTTCATCAAGAACCTGGACAAATCGATCGACAACAAAGCTTTGTACGACACCTTCTCTGCCTTTGGGAACATCCTGTCCTGTAAG GTGGTGTGCGATGAGAACGGCTCCAAGGGGTATGGGTTTGTACACTTCGAGACACAAGAAGCCGCAGAGCGAGCTATTGAGAAGATGAACGGCATGCTGCTGAACGACCGCAAAGT ATTTGTTGGAAGGTTTAAATCCCGCAAGGAACGCGAGGCAGAGCTTGGAGCCAGAGCAAAGGAATTCACCAATGTTTACATCAAGAATTTTGGAGAAGACATGGATGATGAGAGACTTAAGGAACTCTTTGGCAAGTTTG GTCCTGCCCTAAGTGTGAAAGTTATGACCGATGAGAGTGGAAAATCCAAAGGCTTTGGCTTTGTTAGCTTTGAAAGACATGAAGATGCTCAAAAA GCTGTGGATGAGATGAATGGGAAGGAGCTCAACGGGAAACAAATCTATGTTGGCCGGGCTCAGAAAAAGGTGGAAAGGCAGACAGAGCTGAAGCGCAAGTTCGAACAGATGAAGCAGGACAGGATCACCAGATACCAG GGTGTCAACCTTTATGTGAAAAATCTGGATGACGGCATTGATGATGAGCGTCTGCGGAAAGAGTTCTCGCCGTTTGGAACAATCACCAGTGCAAAG GTCATGATGGAAGGTGGCCGCAGCAAAGGGTTTGGATTCGTGTGCTTTTCATCACCAGAAGAAGCCACCAAAGCTGTCACAGAAATGAATGGTAGAATTGTGGCTACTAAACCATTATACGTAGCTCTAGCCCAGCGTAAAGAAGAGCGCCAAGCTCACCTCACCAACCAGTATATGCAGAGAATGGCAACTGTGAGAGCAGTACCTAACCCTGTCATCAATCCCTACCAGCCAGCACCTCCTTCAGGTTACTTCATGGCAGCTATCCCACAG ACTCAGAACCGTGCTGCATACTATCCCACCAACCAGCTCGCCCAGCTTGCCAGACCTAGTCCTCGCTGGACTGCTCAGGGTGCCAGACCTCATC CATTCCAGAACATGCCTGGTGCTATCcgcccagcagcacccagaccACCCTTCAGTACCATGAGACCAGCTTCACAAGTCCCACGAGTTATGTCCACACAACGTGTTG CCAATACATCGACGCAGACCATGGGCCCGCGCcccgcagcagcagccactgccgcCACTCCTGTCCGCACAGTCCCGCAGTACAAATACGCCGCGGGCGTCCGCAACCCTCAGCAGCACCTCAACACGCAGCCACAGGTTGCCATGCAGCAG CCTGCTGTCCATGTGCAAGGTCAGGAACCCTTGACTGCTTCCATGTTGGCTTCTGCCCCTCCACAAGAGCAAAAGCAGATGTTAG gcGAACGTCTCTTTCCTCTCATCCAAAACATGCACCCCACTCTGGCGGGTAAGATCACCGGGATGCTGCTGGAGATTGACAACTCTGAACTCCTCCACATGCTCGAGTCTCCTGAGTCTCTTCGTTCGAAG GTTGATGAAGCTGTGGCCGTACTACAAGCCCACCAAGCTAAAGAGGCTGCTCAAAAGGCAGTTAATAACCCCACTGGGGTTCCAAGTGTTTAA
- the PABPC1 gene encoding polyadenylate-binding protein 1 isoform X2, translating to MNPSAPSYPMASLYVGDLHPDVTEAMLYEKFSPAGPILSIRVCRDMITRRSLGYAYVNFQQPADAERALDTMNFDVIKGKPVRIMWSQRDPSLRKSGVGNIFIKNLDKSIDNKALYDTFSAFGNILSCKVVCDENGSKGYGFVHFETQEAAERAIEKMNGMLLNDRKVFVGRFKSRKEREAELGARAKEFTNVYIKNFGEDMDDERLKELFGKFGPALSVKVMTDESGKSKGFGFVSFERHEDAQKAVDEMNGKELNGKQIYVGRAQKKVERQTELKRKFEQMKQDRITRYQGVNLYVKNLDDGIDDERLRKEFSPFGTITSAKVMMEGGRSKGFGFVCFSSPEEATKAVTEMNGRIVATKPLYVALAQRKEERQAHLTNQYMQRMATVRAVPNPVINPYQPAPPSGYFMAAIPQTQNRAAYYPTNQLAQLARPSPRWTAQGARPHPFQNMPGAIRPAAPRPPFSTMRPASQVPRVMSTQRVANTSTQTMGPRPAAAATAATPVRTVPQYKYAAGVRNPQQHLNTQPQVAMQQPAVHVQGQEPLTASMLASAPPQEQKQMLGERLFPLIQNMHPTLAGKITGMLLEIDNSELLHMLESPESLRSKVDEAVAVLQAHQAKEAAQKAVNNPTGVPSV from the exons ATGAACCCCAGCGCCCCTAGCTACCCTATGGCCTCCCTCTACGTGGGGGACCTACACCCCGACGTGACGGAGGCCATGCTCTACGAGAAGTTCAGCCCTGCTGGGCCGATCCTTTCCATCCGCGTCTGCAGGGACATGATCACCCGCCGGTCGCTCGGCTACGCCTATGTCAACTTCCAGCAGCCCGCCGACG CTGAACGAGCTTTGGATACCATGAACTTCGATGTCATCAAGGGCAAGCCAGTGCGCATCATGTGGTCCCAGCGCGATCCATCTCTCCGCAAGAGTGGTGTAGGGAACATCTTCATCAAGAACCTGGACAAATCGATCGACAACAAAGCTTTGTACGACACCTTCTCTGCCTTTGGGAACATCCTGTCCTGTAAG GTGGTGTGCGATGAGAACGGCTCCAAGGGGTATGGGTTTGTACACTTCGAGACACAAGAAGCCGCAGAGCGAGCTATTGAGAAGATGAACGGCATGCTGCTGAACGACCGCAAAGT ATTTGTTGGAAGGTTTAAATCCCGCAAGGAACGCGAGGCAGAGCTTGGAGCCAGAGCAAAGGAATTCACCAATGTTTACATCAAGAATTTTGGAGAAGACATGGATGATGAGAGACTTAAGGAACTCTTTGGCAAGTTTG GTCCTGCCCTAAGTGTGAAAGTTATGACCGATGAGAGTGGAAAATCCAAAGGCTTTGGCTTTGTTAGCTTTGAAAGACATGAAGATGCTCAAAAA GCTGTGGATGAGATGAATGGGAAGGAGCTCAACGGGAAACAAATCTATGTTGGCCGGGCTCAGAAAAAGGTGGAAAGGCAGACAGAGCTGAAGCGCAAGTTCGAACAGATGAAGCAGGACAGGATCACCAGATACCAG GGTGTCAACCTTTATGTGAAAAATCTGGATGACGGCATTGATGATGAGCGTCTGCGGAAAGAGTTCTCGCCGTTTGGAACAATCACCAGTGCAAAG GTCATGATGGAAGGTGGCCGCAGCAAAGGGTTTGGATTCGTGTGCTTTTCATCACCAGAAGAAGCCACCAAAGCTGTCACAGAAATGAATGGTAGAATTGTGGCTACTAAACCATTATACGTAGCTCTAGCCCAGCGTAAAGAAGAGCGCCAAGCTCACCTCACCAACCAGTATATGCAGAGAATGGCAACTGTGAGAGCAGTACCTAACCCTGTCATCAATCCCTACCAGCCAGCACCTCCTTCAGGTTACTTCATGGCAGCTATCCCACAG ACTCAGAACCGTGCTGCATACTATCCCACCAACCAGCTCGCCCAGCTTGCCAGACCTAGTCCTCGCTGGACTGCTCAGGGTGCCAGACCTCATC CATTCCAGAACATGCCTGGTGCTATCcgcccagcagcacccagaccACCCTTCAGTACCATGAGACCAGCTTCACAAGTCCCACGAGTTATGTCCACACAACGTGTTG CCAATACATCGACGCAGACCATGGGCCCGCGCcccgcagcagcagccactgccgcCACTCCTGTCCGCACAGTCCCGCAGTACAAATACGCCGCGGGCGTCCGCAACCCTCAGCAGCACCTCAACACGCAGCCACAGGTTGCCATGCAGCAG CCTGCTGTCCATGTGCAAGGTCAGGAACCCTTGACTGCTTCCATGTTGGCTTCTGCCCCTCCACAAGAGCAAAAGCAGATGTTAG gcGAACGTCTCTTTCCTCTCATCCAAAACATGCACCCCACTCTGGCGGGTAAGATCACCGGGATGCTGCTGGAGATTGACAACTCTGAACTCCTCCACATGCTCGAGTCTCCTGAGTCTCTTCGTTCGAAG GTTGATGAAGCTGTGGCCGTACTACAAGCCCACCAAGCTAAAGAGGCTGCTCAAAAGGCAGTTAATAACCCCACTGGGGTTCCAAGTGTTTAA